Genomic window (Cryptococcus neoformans var. grubii H99 chromosome 9, complete sequence):
TCTATCTCATTCAAGCATCTATTGTAGACTGCAATCTGTTCAGGTCGCTCATGCGGCGTATAATCAATCATTGGATCCGGGAATTTACCAAACGACCCGTCTCCAGTCTCCAGAAAGTCAGAACTCAAACCGGCTAATGATAACGATAACAGGATGCCCACTTTATATAATACTCCGCCCAGGCACATATTTGAAATGTCACATCGCTGTCTAATGTTTATAGAAGTCCATATGTCTAATCGAAAGCTCCTCGTTCTCCGTCGATTGATCCGGATGGTATCTCCGGTCTCCGATCCCTCCTCACATCTCTGACTTTCTCGTTCTCAAGGTAGacaaaaagcaaaaagaaatgaTCGATGACGGGATCGAACCGCCGACCTTGGAGTAATAAcataattaattattagCTCCACTATCTAAACCAACTGATATAATCGACCGATCATTTGTTGGCATTCGTAATTGTTCACCGTTTATATATCTTTGTGCTAATCCTGCTCCTGTTGCTTTAAGACCTCTGTTTTCCCCCCGGCTCTTCGTTCATAACCAGCGGTGTGAAATCTGCGTACTGTTTCCACATGTATTTACCTAGCCTCATTGGTATCAGAGCTTGgtggaaggaaagagcaCACCATATCAAAAGGTTATCCATTCAATTGTTCATTACAACTCCTTCCCCTAAAGGCGGTATGTATCTAAAAACCGGCAGCACCGGGCGCCTTGTCACCTTCCCTCCTGAGAGCAAGGAGAATCTCCTTCATGCGCGCAAGGTCAGAGCCGCCAGGGACGGAGGGGCGAATAGTTTTAGATTCTGTAGTTACGTATTTGCGAGTAAAAAGAGAGGCGGGTTCCGATGACATTGTCAGTTTGAGTGCTCCAGATATGGAATGATATTGTGTTTTGAATAATATGGATGAAGTACGTACGAGAGTTTTCGAGCGAAATGAGGTCAGAGATACGTTCCCATGCTGTTCCCTTGGCAACACCCTCTTGAAGCTTTTCGAGGAACTCGGCTTCGCTCTCCCTGAGGTTTTACAGCTTTTATTAGTTATCCATCACGTcaagaatgaaagaaaTGACCTACTTGTTCTCTCGGATgtttttctccttcatcttaTTGTAGTCCTCGTAGAACTGATCAATCGCCTTTTCAGCCTTATCACTCATTTcgtccctcctcttcttatCCGACTCGTCACGCTTCTGAATTTCCTCGGCTTGACGAGCTCTCCAGGCCTTGATAGGCTCAGTGTCTTCATCGGCCGTGGGGAGTATGTTGTTGAAAGTAGGAGcggggaggatggagggaTGGGGGGATCGGGGCGCGGCAGCGGCAGCGGTAGCAGTAGGTGGGTATGGCGATGCGCCATAAGGCTGAGGGGAAAGGGCATTAAATACGGGTTTAGGAGCCGGCTGGGAGCCAGTCTCTCCTGACAGATCAGGGAAAGCACTTTCAAACTTCAtgacatcctcatcttgcCCAGTACCAGCCGCACCAGTCACCCTGATCTGTGTACCGTCTACAGCGGGAGTATCAATGTCGGGAAACGCATCAATACCTTGAGGTTGGGGCGTAGGCGGTTTAGCAGGTGTAGACTCGGGTTCAATGGCTGGGGATGCTACAGAGCGTCAGTATGAGAACGAAGGGCGGTACAGGATGACACACTAAGGTCCGGGAATGCGTCTATGCCTGAGGCAGCGGAGGGCGTAGGGTTGGCAAAGAAATCGGCGTCTTCGCCGAGGGCTGCCTTTTCCCTCGCGAGGAAGTCTGCCATGGGATCGTCTGACATGGTGTACGGGTTATGGCGGTCGAGAAAGAGATGTATTGTCGTGGTTGTCACGGTTGCTTGTTCTCGAGTGACGCGGTGCGTGGAGGCTCGGGGGAGGCACGGGGGCAAATGACGGGAGCAAATAGCGGCCAATCCTCCGTGGCACAACGCGCTACGCGACAGACAATAATAAATCGTTGTTGACAACAAAGACGTGGCTCGCAGAGCTACACTATACAGATCATGGATAGGAGGAAAGACCCGGCAAGGATATTCTACCCACAcggatggagagaactCGTTAATGGGTCATTGGAAGAGGGGTTCGGTGAGTACAACTTGAGCGAGCCCACGCTGACCATGGCAGCTCCTATCGCCCTGGCAACGATCGGTAACCTCACAACGGAGTATTATGTTCCCCAAAAGTACGTAAAGCTTTGACATAACCACGATCATCGGGATTCAATAATGAACCAAATCACAGCGAACATCTCCAGTTTCTCTTGTATCTCGCCATAAATCCCTATGACCACGGCCTCACCTCCTATGAACCCTTCGCTGTCCTCTACCGTCTCCTCAAACTCCACAACCCTAGATTATTTGCAGGTGGCATTCCTTCCCactcttctgcctctctCTACCgcgctcctcctctttcttctaGTACCAACAATGGTGATGTCAGTGGTGGGCGGGGGAAATCTTCGCATCGTCAAGATACATTCGAACATCCACAAGATGACGCCCCATCATGGCTCAcatgggaaaagggaaggagtCTTCTGCATAGGAATGTATACAAGTATATGAAACGATGTAAGGACCAAGGAATATGGCCACTTTTGTGGACAGATCCAGCCAAAGAAAACCGGGTGGCAGGCCGGGCTaggagggcgagaaagACAAGGGACGGGTTGGgggtgaaagaagaatatAAAGAAGCAAAACGGTCCCAATCCCCAAGGAagtatgatgatgatgatgatggggacCGTCCGCCTGAGAATGTGATTGACGCGGAACTTGATATCGACCTTGATCTCGAGCAAGAACTTGAGCATGACAATGAACGGGAAAGACCTCCAACGCCGCAAGGTTGGCTCCTCCTGGAATGGCTTGTTGCAGTgtgggaaaaggatgagatgTTGAGGAGAGGACAGTACCAAAATCCTCAGTTGGAATGGTCTCCGATTTTCTTGAGGCAGTTGGCGAGACCATATGATAGGACCGGGCAGATGCAGTGGAGTGATGCGGGGATGGTGATGGGAATCTTAAAAGCGGCTTTCGCGGAACCATTCCctgacgaagatgaggacgaggacgaagaagaggaagaaaatgagGGTATGGTTGAcatcgaagaagatgaagagattggAGCAGCGAGGGAGGAGGCAAAGATCGCCGAAAAGTtaaaaagggaagaaggaaaagagatgcTTGCCAGAAAACGCTCTATTGCTGTCAGACTGTTCCGTCTCGTACGTCCCCTTTTCCCCGACTTAAAGACTCTGCACGCTAACTCATTCACAGTTACTCGACACCGCCATTgcccctctccctcctccaccctcttccaacCCTCCTTCGCGCCCGCCATCCTCCAGCCCCGGTCCAGAAGCTGGAGCATTCACCTCGCCCTTCCTGTCTTCCCCGGGTATTGGCACCGGTACGAACACCGCAGCTCCCACTCCACCGACTCCCATGTCCAACCGGTCTTCTCCATCCCGCTTAGCTTCCTCTGTCCATCCGCCGTTCAACCCCCCATCCCTCACTTCATCCCTCATCCGCACCCTTGCACCCCTCCcgatttcttctctccaattTTTCTTAATGCTCCTCATCCctccccctttcccttctccctgcccttccttctccttatcTCATGGTACCGACATCAACGCACTTCCCGCCGCCGTCGAtaccacctccaccaccctcccACCTGTACCCTTAGCCCCCATAACACACATCATCACGCTCTTGCTCGAACATTTTGCTGGGACGTCCCGTCGAAAGGGGGAAGAACGCCGAGAGCGAAGGCGACGACGTTTACCAGAACTCGACTTTGAGCCTGGGTACAATGGTCTGGGTAGGCCGACGGTGGGATATTTATGTAGAGAGGTTTTGGCGCTTATCCCTCCCTTGCCGGCGCCCGCATCGAAGGGTACAAACCGGAGaacgaagaaggggaagagtgTGCAGGCAAAGGTAAAAGTGGAGAAGggaatggaggaggaaggacaagatgaaaaggtggagatgaaaaTGGCGCACCTGAAGCTTGTTCTTTTGCAAATCCTTTTGCGACA
Coding sequences:
- a CDS encoding clathrin light chain, with translation MSDDPMADFLAREKAALGEDADFFANPTPSAASGIDAFPDLTSPAIEPESTPAKPPTPQPQGIDAFPDIDTPAVDGTQIRVTGAAGTGQDEDVMKFESAFPDLSGETGSQPAPKPVFNALSPQPYGASPYPPTATAAAAAPRSPHPSILPAPTFNNILPTADEDTEPIKAWRARQAEEIQKRDESDKKRRDEMSDKAEKAIDQFYEDYNKMKEKNIRENKESEAEFLEKLQEGVAKGTAWERISDLISLENSQSKTIRPSVPGGSDLARMKEILLALRREGDKAPGAAGF